Proteins from a genomic interval of Procambarus clarkii isolate CNS0578487 chromosome 45, FALCON_Pclarkii_2.0, whole genome shotgun sequence:
- the LOC138350369 gene encoding uncharacterized protein: MKKEEEARFLLKGKKALERNTASRVLRRIENQLTYLRGCGYESIVIYYKKGPARVTHGILPKNVIQEEDKKIFTTNFFLSRTRKLDADKLTLGSEGDSDNDLEKNHDDLQVQQVHQVQKVPQVQEIQQVQKVPQVEHLQKVPQVQQGLPLSIIQKQQEVQVVKFEPQGTTPGKQCSNNGMGILKYLRKQVKKDKQ, from the exons atgaagaaagaagaggaagcccgttttctacttaaaggcaagaaggctttagaacgaaatacagcaagccgggttctacgaaggattgaaaatcag cTAACATATCTGCGTGGCTGTGGGTATGAATCAATCGTTATCTATTACAAGAAAGGACCAGCACGGGTGACACATGGTATCCTACCAAAAAACGTAATAcaagaagaggacaagaagatcttcaccactaacttctttttgt cacgcacaaggaagcttgatgcagataaacttacattaggatcagaaggtgatagcgataatgaCCTGGAAAAAAATCATGACGAcctacaagtgcagcaggtgcatcaagtccaaaaagtaccgcaggtgcaagaaattcaacaagtacaaaaagttccgcaggtggaacatttacaaaaagttccgcaggtgcaacaagggctaccattatcaatcattcagaaacagcaagaagttcaagtagtaaaatttgaaccacagggaactacaccaggaaaacagtgtagtaacaacggaatgggaattttaaaatacctgaggaaacaggtaaaaaaggacaaacaatag